The Apium graveolens cultivar Ventura chromosome 11, ASM990537v1, whole genome shotgun sequence genome has a window encoding:
- the LOC141698299 gene encoding F-box protein At5g07610-like has product MSLKCVSRKWHSLITTSHFIHLRNSLPLRVSGLFIQRPLGIGIPNKVYFVPLDDQETVSPFRNINFAHNPYGPENIRILQSCNGLLLCSTALYKPGKYRCYVYNPSTNVLATLPKHPPSRTRFGVCHIGLAFDPSKSIHYKVIAFGFTSRSQSNCVGDFYIYSSENRTWKASVKSYTLAPGMNFLGGVYWNGCVHWLSDLMTESEPESSLSDCLYFNVHEERLETFPRPPIGARSTSRRSLYFAQSEDHLHVIGIFPGATSLSVYEMKNDYSEWFVKYKIDLDPISRIFPEMKDRAVLEDQSGDVYAVDVLSLIRREHVLEHSFLVLEIPGKAIRYNLVDRSFKLIPDFNVDSGIENIDRWAFGRFNVWQYIESISCV; this is encoded by the coding sequence ATGTCCTTGAAGTGTGTTTCAAGAAAATGGCACTCTCTCATCACCACTTCCCACTTTATTCATCTTCGTAACTCGCTTCCTCTTCGTGTCTCCGGTCTCTTCATTCAACGTCCCCTTGGTATCGGTATTCCTAACAAAGTCTACTTCGTTCCTCTAGACGATCAAGAGACTGTTTCTCCATTCAGAAATATCAATTTTGCTCATAACCCTTATGGTCCTGAAAATATTCGTATTCTGCAATCTTGCAATGGCCTTTTATTGTGCTCCACTGCCCTCTATAAGCCTGGCAAATATCGGTGTTATGTATATAATCCATCCACCAATGTATTAGCTACTCTTCCTAAACATCCTCCTTCTCGCACTAGGTTTGGTGTTTGTCATATCGGCTTAGCTTTTGATCCTTCAAAGTCGATTCACTACAAAGTTATTGCTTTTGGTTTTACATCTCGGTCTCAATCAAATTGTGTTGGCGACTTCTATATATACTCCTCTGAAAACAGGACATGGAAGGCCTCTGTAAAGTCTTATACTCTAGCGCCAGGAATGAACTTCCTTGGCGGTGTCTACTGGAATGGATGTGTGCACTGGTTAAGTGACTTGATGACTGAATCAGAACCAGAATCGTCTCTTTCTGATTGTTTGTACTTTAATGTGCACGAAGAAAGGTTAGAAACCTTTCCAAGGCCTCCTATTGGGGCGAGGTCCACTTCAAGAAGGAGTTTGTATTTTGCGCAGTCTGAAGACCATTTACATGTCATTGGGATTTTTCCTGGTGCCACTTCACTCAGCGTGTATGAGATGAAGAATGATTACTCGGAGTGGTTTGTCAAGTACAAAATTGATCTTGATCCAATTTCCAGAATTTTCCCAGAGATGAAAGATCGGGCAGTTCTTGAAGATCAAAGTGGTGATGTATATGCAGTTGATGTGCTCTCACTTATTAGAAGAGAACATGTCCTTGAGCATTCGTTCTTGGTACTGGAAATACCTGGCAAGGCTATACGTTACAATCTCGTGGATAGAAGCTTCAAATTGATACCGGACTTTAATGTGGACTCGGGTATTGAAAATATCGATCGTTGGGCCTTTGGAAGGTTTAATGTTTGGCAGTACATTGAATCTATATCATGTGTCTAG